From a single Aerosakkonema funiforme FACHB-1375 genomic region:
- a CDS encoding CHAT domain-containing protein: protein MNLKKSLLRSFWNIGLGCLALFSVTVMFPYVTYPNDRVPIAQQTSAPRQLVEQGRELYQAGRYQDAIALWQQAAKAFEAESAILPQVSVLNYLSLAYQDLGQAQLSRAAVDRSLQLLKSQGKLNRQGLSLLGQALNAQGNLQIKTGQTQAALDTWIQAESAYKQAANQTGIIGSSINQAQALRILGNHRQARSILQENLQEIQTQPDNKLKASGLRSLGIALQLIGDLRQSYEVLKQSLAVSRSTGNDNDRSATFLDIGNVAREYGEPRVALDYYQKAAQISSNPLLQTQALVNLFSLRVEENKTEEAIALLPEIESKIASLTVGRQAIYIRVNFAESLMKLAVREPKTLPAKFLQEIATSLGTAVQLSRQLQDSTAEAYALDRLSQLYAQQEQTKEAQTLAQQAFYIAKQTNSNELIARTAWQVGHLLKQQGKREEAIAAYQEAFKALQALRSDLIGIDSDIQLNFTKNVEPIHREFVDLLLQENATQDDLKTARQVIEALQLAELDNFFQDACLDANPVQIDQIDPTAAVIYPIILADRIEVILSIPDRPLRHYATKIPKAEMEKTLKQLYSSLNPEFSDKERLRYAQEVFNWLIQPAKTDLKTHNIKTLIFIPDGLLRNIPMAALYDGKQYLIEQYAVVLSSGLQLLEPQTLNKEQLNALTAGLTEARQGFSALPSVAHEVKQIALEINVSKLLLNKQFTRTALKNQIEAKPFRVVHLATHGQFSSNPEETFLLTWDGRINVKELDELLQIRGRSEKDPIELLVLSACQTANGDLRATLGLAGVALRSGARSTLATLWSVRDESTAQLMIEFYRQLTNTPSSKANALRQAQLNLLRHPSYNHPFFWSPFVLVGNWL from the coding sequence ATGAATTTGAAAAAAAGCTTATTGCGATCTTTCTGGAATATCGGATTGGGATGCTTGGCTCTATTTTCAGTAACGGTAATGTTTCCCTACGTTACTTATCCTAACGATAGAGTCCCGATCGCACAGCAAACTTCAGCACCCAGACAACTTGTAGAACAGGGAAGAGAACTCTATCAAGCCGGACGCTATCAAGATGCGATCGCCCTTTGGCAACAAGCCGCCAAAGCTTTTGAAGCTGAAAGTGCTATTCTCCCTCAAGTCTCCGTATTAAACTATTTATCTTTAGCTTATCAAGACCTGGGACAAGCCCAACTTTCTCGCGCCGCAGTCGATCGCAGCCTGCAATTGCTCAAAAGTCAGGGTAAACTCAACCGACAAGGCTTATCTTTACTGGGACAAGCCCTTAACGCCCAGGGAAATTTACAAATAAAGACAGGACAAACTCAAGCAGCTTTAGATACTTGGATACAAGCAGAATCTGCCTACAAACAAGCAGCAAATCAAACAGGTATTATCGGCAGTAGCATCAATCAAGCCCAAGCACTACGAATATTAGGAAATCACCGACAGGCTCGCTCTATTTTGCAAGAAAATTTACAAGAAATTCAAACTCAACCAGATAACAAATTGAAAGCAAGCGGATTGCGGAGTTTAGGAATCGCTCTACAATTAATCGGCGATCTGCGACAGTCTTATGAAGTGCTAAAACAAAGTTTAGCAGTAAGTCGGAGTACCGGAAACGATAACGATCGATCTGCTACATTCCTCGATATAGGTAACGTCGCCAGGGAATACGGAGAACCCAGAGTAGCTTTAGATTACTATCAAAAAGCAGCCCAAATCAGTAGCAATCCTTTATTACAAACTCAAGCTCTCGTTAACCTATTCAGTTTAAGGGTAGAAGAAAACAAAACAGAAGAAGCGATCGCCCTTTTACCTGAGATTGAATCTAAAATTGCCAGCCTGACCGTCGGTCGTCAAGCTATTTACATTCGCGTCAATTTTGCAGAAAGTTTAATGAAATTGGCAGTTCGAGAGCCAAAAACTCTGCCAGCAAAATTCTTGCAGGAGATTGCTACCAGTTTGGGTACAGCCGTACAGTTATCCCGCCAACTGCAAGACTCTACTGCGGAAGCTTATGCACTCGATCGACTCAGCCAGCTGTACGCACAACAAGAGCAAACAAAAGAAGCACAAACACTTGCACAACAGGCTTTCTACATTGCAAAACAGACAAACTCGAACGAATTAATAGCTCGCACTGCTTGGCAAGTCGGTCATTTACTCAAGCAGCAAGGCAAACGGGAAGAAGCGATCGCTGCTTATCAAGAAGCCTTTAAAGCACTCCAAGCTTTACGAAGCGACCTGATCGGTATCGACTCCGATATTCAGCTTAACTTTACCAAAAATGTCGAACCAATTCATCGGGAATTCGTAGACCTTTTGCTACAAGAAAACGCGACTCAAGACGACCTCAAAACGGCTCGTCAAGTCATAGAAGCACTACAATTAGCAGAACTCGATAATTTTTTCCAAGATGCTTGCCTGGATGCAAATCCCGTACAAATTGACCAAATCGACCCTACAGCTGCTGTAATTTATCCCATCATTTTGGCCGATCGCATAGAAGTGATTCTTTCCATTCCCGATCGACCGCTACGACACTACGCTACCAAAATACCTAAAGCAGAAATGGAAAAAACTTTAAAGCAGCTCTATTCATCCCTGAATCCCGAATTTTCCGACAAAGAACGCCTGCGTTACGCTCAGGAAGTTTTTAATTGGCTGATTCAACCTGCCAAAACCGATTTGAAGACTCACAATATTAAAACTTTAATATTTATCCCTGATGGATTATTGCGGAATATTCCGATGGCGGCTCTTTACGATGGTAAGCAATATCTGATCGAACAATACGCAGTTGTTCTCAGCTCCGGATTGCAACTGCTAGAGCCACAAACACTCAATAAAGAACAACTCAATGCCTTAACAGCAGGACTAACTGAAGCTAGACAAGGGTTTTCTGCTTTACCATCTGTAGCCCATGAAGTCAAGCAAATAGCCTTAGAAATAAATGTTTCTAAACTTTTATTAAACAAACAATTCACTCGCACAGCTTTAAAAAATCAAATCGAAGCCAAACCTTTTCGGGTTGTACATCTCGCTACTCACGGTCAGTTTAGTTCCAATCCGGAAGAAACATTTCTTTTAACTTGGGATGGACGGATTAACGTTAAGGAACTAGACGAGCTACTTCAAATCCGAGGAAGAAGCGAAAAAGATCCGATCGAACTATTGGTATTGAGCGCTTGTCAAACCGCTAATGGTGACTTGCGAGCTACCTTGGGTTTGGCAGGCGTTGCTTTGCGATCGGGAGCGCGAAGTACCCTTGCTACCCTGTGGTCTGTCAGGGATGAATCAACAGCCCAACTAATGATAGAGTTTTATCGGCAACTAACAAACACTCCTTCCAGCAAAGCCAATGCTTTGCGCCAAGCTCAATTAAATTTACTGCGACATCCCTCCTACAATCATCCATTTTTTTGGTCACCTTTTGTTTTAGTTGGTAATTGGCTTTAG
- the egtC gene encoding ergothioneine biosynthesis protein EgtC has product MCRLLGYLGPPILLDYILSKPEHSLIEQSYQPREMTSGLLNADGFGIGWYHAQRDTDPFTYKNLLPIWNDINLPNLSRYIESGCIVANVRSATAGQAVDLSNCQPFRSDRLLFTHNGFIENFRHSLYRPIRSRLRDETYQAIDGSTDSEHIFALLINELLANPDINLEKALQNTLITLSELAQLHQVNISANIIVTDGKQLVASRFGRGKPAPSLYWLRDDPAFPNAVIIASEPLFAGNWIGFSENSVISVGEDLDIQIDSF; this is encoded by the coding sequence ATGTGCCGATTGCTTGGTTATCTTGGCCCACCGATTCTGCTCGATTATATTTTATCCAAACCGGAGCATTCGCTGATCGAACAAAGCTACCAACCAAGAGAGATGACATCTGGGTTGTTGAATGCTGATGGGTTTGGTATTGGTTGGTATCACGCACAACGAGACACCGATCCTTTTACTTACAAAAATTTGCTGCCCATCTGGAACGATATTAACTTACCGAACCTCAGTCGCTATATCGAGTCGGGTTGCATTGTTGCCAATGTTCGTAGTGCCACTGCGGGACAAGCAGTAGATTTGAGTAATTGTCAGCCTTTTCGTAGCGATCGTTTGTTATTCACTCATAATGGCTTTATCGAAAATTTTCGCCATAGTTTATACAGACCGATACGCAGCCGACTGAGGGATGAAACTTACCAGGCGATTGATGGTTCTACAGATTCAGAACATATTTTCGCACTGCTGATTAACGAGTTGCTAGCTAACCCAGATATTAATTTAGAAAAAGCATTGCAAAATACGTTAATAACTTTGTCGGAGTTGGCGCAATTGCATCAAGTCAATATCTCTGCCAACATCATTGTTACGGATGGAAAGCAATTAGTTGCATCTCGCTTTGGTAGGGGGAAACCTGCACCTTCGCTTTATTGGTTGCGGGACGATCCAGCTTTTCCAAATGCGGTAATTATTGCTTCGGAACCTTTATTTGCTGGGAATTGGATCGGCTTTTCTGAAAATAGCGTTATTAGTGTGGGAGAAGACCTTGATATCCAAATCGATTCGTTCTGA
- a CDS encoding cysteine dioxygenase family protein: MKNRDFLVTGDGNWQVCKPAKEWDLLRTPYYLHRFLTEVEDVLNQGYDEIECLAALRLIVRRLITNSYWLRTQKPEPSDTGIPALMLYDELGYPLTVQTALAQPGIVSTIHNHGNWGIIAILEGEESNTIWRRVPDAKFPHRIESVGEIILLEGDIISFTSDAIHSVKAIGEEPTFSFNLYGETYHYRRFEYDPIAHTAKNF, translated from the coding sequence ATGAAAAACCGCGATTTTTTGGTAACTGGAGATGGAAATTGGCAGGTATGCAAACCCGCAAAAGAGTGGGATCTGTTGCGGACTCCCTACTACCTGCACCGATTTCTCACCGAAGTGGAAGATGTACTCAACCAAGGCTACGACGAAATTGAGTGTTTGGCAGCATTACGGTTAATCGTGCGGCGGCTGATTACCAACTCTTACTGGCTTCGGACTCAAAAACCCGAACCTTCGGACACCGGGATTCCGGCATTGATGCTGTATGACGAACTTGGCTACCCGTTGACGGTGCAAACCGCACTCGCGCAACCGGGAATCGTTTCTACCATTCACAATCATGGAAATTGGGGGATTATTGCCATTCTGGAAGGAGAGGAAAGCAACACGATCTGGCGGCGCGTCCCCGATGCCAAGTTTCCCCATCGAATTGAATCGGTCGGCGAAATCATATTGCTTGAGGGTGATATTATCAGTTTCACCAGTGATGCTATCCATAGCGTCAAAGCAATTGGCGAAGAACCAACTTTTAGTTTCAATCTTTATGGTGAAACCTATCATTACCGACGTTTTGAGTACGATCCGATCGCCCACACTGCCAAAAATTTTTAA
- a CDS encoding TrpB-like pyridoxal phosphate-dependent enzyme codes for MNTIKYLLSEDQMPTAWYNIQADLSTPLPPVLHPGTGQPITPDDLIPLFPMSLIEQEVTQQRWIEIPDEVKSIYRQWRPTPLYRARRLEKVLDTPAKIYYKYEGVSPAGSHKPNTAVAQAYYNKQAGVKRLSTETGAGQWGSSLAFAGALFGLEVLVYMVKVSYHQKPYRRALMEAYGARVVASPSQETQAGRSILASHPNSTGSLGIAISEAVEVAAQDDGTKYALGSVLNHVLLHQTVIGLEALAQLEMAGDYPDIVVGCTGGGSNFAGIAFPFLGAKLRGERDVEIIAVEPAACPSLTRGKYAYDFGDTAHLTPLVKMHTLGSTFVPEGIHAGGLRYHGMAPLVSHVVNLGLAKPRAEYQLGCFAAGLTFARAEGILPAPEANHAVKAAIDEALKCKESGESKVILFNLCGHGHFDMQAYMDYQAGKLVDTEYSAEEVAMALSGLPVVG; via the coding sequence ATGAACACCATCAAATACCTCCTCTCGGAAGACCAAATGCCTACTGCCTGGTACAACATACAGGCAGATTTATCCACACCTTTACCCCCCGTTCTCCATCCCGGTACGGGTCAACCAATTACTCCCGATGACCTGATTCCGCTTTTTCCGATGAGTCTCATCGAACAGGAAGTCACTCAACAACGTTGGATTGAGATACCAGACGAAGTAAAATCTATCTACCGTCAATGGCGACCGACACCACTTTATCGCGCCCGCCGACTGGAAAAAGTCCTCGATACTCCCGCCAAGATTTACTACAAATACGAAGGTGTCAGCCCTGCCGGAAGTCACAAACCCAATACTGCCGTTGCACAAGCTTACTATAACAAGCAGGCAGGCGTAAAACGATTGAGTACGGAAACGGGAGCCGGACAGTGGGGTTCCTCGCTAGCGTTTGCGGGGGCATTGTTTGGGTTGGAAGTATTAGTTTATATGGTAAAAGTTAGCTATCACCAAAAGCCTTACCGCCGTGCGTTGATGGAAGCTTATGGAGCGAGAGTAGTTGCCAGTCCCAGTCAAGAAACTCAAGCTGGGCGATCGATCCTAGCATCGCACCCCAACAGTACCGGTAGTTTGGGCATTGCTATTAGTGAAGCGGTAGAAGTTGCTGCCCAAGATGACGGAACTAAGTATGCTTTGGGTAGCGTTCTTAACCACGTTTTGTTGCACCAAACCGTAATTGGCTTGGAAGCTTTAGCACAGTTAGAAATGGCTGGAGATTATCCAGATATTGTAGTTGGTTGTACGGGTGGGGGTAGCAACTTCGCTGGCATTGCTTTTCCGTTTCTGGGTGCAAAGCTGCGGGGTGAAAGAGATGTGGAGATTATTGCTGTCGAACCTGCGGCTTGTCCATCTCTGACTCGTGGCAAGTATGCTTATGATTTTGGCGATACGGCTCACTTAACTCCATTGGTAAAAATGCACACTTTGGGTAGCACGTTTGTACCGGAAGGCATTCATGCAGGTGGCTTACGGTATCACGGGATGGCTCCCCTGGTAAGTCATGTAGTGAATTTGGGATTGGCGAAACCGCGTGCGGAATATCAGTTAGGTTGTTTCGCGGCAGGGTTGACTTTTGCTCGTGCAGAAGGTATTTTACCCGCTCCCGAAGCCAATCATGCAGTGAAAGCAGCGATCGACGAGGCATTAAAATGCAAGGAGTCTGGGGAAAGTAAAGTGATTCTATTTAACCTTTGCGGTCACGGACACTTCGATATGCAAGCTTACATGGATTATCAAGCTGGAAAATTGGTAGATACTGAATACAGTGCGGAAGAAGTGGCGATGGCTCTTTCTGGATTACCCGTTGTTGGTTAA
- a CDS encoding methyl-accepting chemotaxis protein — MLANLKLRKLLWLGYSLPITLMIVESVIIGVASVRVSEGFVKIDRAEEAIVQTNQMAVSLLMMVRDFRGFLLFKRPDLLNTFETNWLSFQNASEAAQKVVDKPEQKERLTKMIVQGREWKNDFANGVIKMAMSGKREEGLAIVLSGKGVIRVDKFDKLNREFSEAARAELRATQTEAKNTLNSLVLMAVGGAFFSAILNAIAAYWICKKVAQSIDRETEVIVSCASELAVTVEQQERASSQQVGSVNQTTVTMDELGVSSQQSAKQAESAATGAREALNLALKGSKSVAYSLDGMAKLKEKVSAIAEQILHLSQQTNQIGEISRFVSDIANQTNMLALNATVEAVRAGENGKGFGVVAAEIRKLADESKKSAVKINILVADIQSAIDSTAIVTNEGTKTVEEGVEVAKSTAEAFTGVMNAIDSVALNNQQISLNINQQAVAINQVADAMNTINSAAKETTGGISQVRLGIQKLDDSARNLKAVV, encoded by the coding sequence ATGTTAGCCAACTTAAAGCTGAGAAAGTTATTGTGGCTGGGGTATTCTTTACCGATTACCTTAATGATTGTAGAAAGCGTAATAATAGGGGTTGCTTCGGTTAGAGTATCTGAGGGTTTTGTTAAAATAGATAGAGCGGAAGAAGCGATCGTTCAAACAAATCAAATGGCTGTGTCATTGTTGATGATGGTGCGTGATTTTAGAGGGTTTCTTCTCTTCAAGCGACCAGATTTACTAAACACATTTGAAACCAACTGGCTATCATTCCAAAATGCTTCTGAAGCTGCCCAAAAAGTTGTCGATAAGCCAGAACAAAAAGAGCGTCTAACTAAAATGATTGTTCAGGGCAGGGAATGGAAAAATGACTTTGCTAATGGCGTAATTAAAATGGCAATGTCTGGCAAAAGGGAAGAAGGATTGGCAATAGTACTATCAGGAAAAGGGGTAATTAGGGTTGATAAGTTCGATAAACTGAACCGAGAATTTAGCGAGGCAGCAAGAGCAGAACTGAGGGCAACTCAAACAGAAGCAAAAAATACATTGAACTCTCTAGTTTTAATGGCAGTGGGAGGGGCATTTTTTTCTGCGATCCTGAATGCGATCGCAGCTTATTGGATATGCAAAAAAGTAGCCCAGAGTATAGATAGAGAAACAGAAGTGATAGTCAGCTGTGCAAGTGAATTGGCTGTGACAGTAGAACAGCAGGAACGTGCGAGCAGTCAACAGGTTGGTTCTGTGAACCAAACGACCGTCACAATGGATGAATTGGGCGTTTCTTCCCAACAATCCGCCAAACAAGCAGAATCTGCTGCTACTGGTGCCCGTGAGGCATTAAACCTAGCTTTAAAGGGCAGCAAATCAGTAGCATATAGTTTAGATGGGATGGCTAAACTAAAGGAAAAAGTGAGCGCGATCGCCGAGCAAATTTTACACTTGAGTCAGCAGACGAATCAAATCGGCGAAATCTCGCGTTTTGTCAGCGATATCGCCAATCAGACAAATATGCTAGCCCTAAATGCAACGGTAGAAGCGGTGCGGGCGGGAGAAAATGGTAAAGGGTTTGGAGTTGTGGCGGCGGAAATTCGCAAACTAGCAGATGAGAGTAAAAAATCCGCAGTAAAAATTAACATCCTTGTTGCTGATATTCAAAGTGCGATCGATTCAACAGCAATCGTCACGAATGAAGGTACTAAAACTGTAGAAGAAGGAGTCGAAGTTGCCAAAAGCACAGCAGAAGCCTTCACGGGAGTGATGAATGCGATCGACAGCGTTGCTTTAAACAACCAACAAATCTCGCTCAATATCAATCAGCAAGCAGTTGCCATAAATCAAGTTGCCGATGCTATGAATACAATTAACTCGGCAGCAAAGGAAACAACTGGCGGTATTTCTCAAGTAAGGCTGGGAATTCAAAAACTCGATGATAGCGCACGCAACCTTAAGGCAGTTGTTTAA
- a CDS encoding SUMF1/EgtB/PvdO family nonheme iron enzyme gives MQLCRAGTLALFEDIDRTTFSQQPHPEFSPVGWHLGHIGYAEALWLLEHCAKSQLPPLTKDGKIIPYRHLLAADGLLKGERVNLPTLAEICAYLDTVRKEVFDYLERAPLDEEERLWRFIIQHESQHSEIIYFLLQLQRRSSLNPQFSETQLITDNGQLTETIAIPAGEFEMGNDTIDALDNERPCHRVYLDTYQIDRYPVTCGQYRLFMEAGGYQNRQWWTPAGWEWLQANQFTQPLYWIEDSAWDDRPVCGVSWYEADAFARFVGKRLPTEAEWEKAASWDAAANRRRTYPWGEEKPNAHLCNHDCIKQKQQGNSAIQNPTTPVTAYPAGQSAYGLYDTLGNVWEWTSSWFDGYEGFEYYPYRGYSQVYFDRQHRVLKGGSWATRPWALRCSFRNWYHPGVRQILAGFRCAIGRG, from the coding sequence ATGCAGCTTTGTCGTGCTGGTACTTTGGCGCTATTTGAAGATATCGATCGCACAACTTTTTCCCAACAACCGCATCCAGAATTTAGTCCTGTAGGTTGGCATTTAGGTCATATTGGCTACGCGGAGGCTTTGTGGTTGTTGGAACATTGTGCAAAATCGCAGTTACCTCCTCTTACCAAGGATGGAAAAATTATCCCCTATCGTCACTTGTTGGCAGCTGATGGTTTACTGAAGGGAGAACGGGTTAATTTACCGACACTTGCAGAAATTTGCGCTTATTTGGATACAGTAAGAAAAGAAGTTTTTGATTATTTGGAAAGAGCGCCTTTAGATGAGGAAGAACGTCTTTGGCGGTTTATCATTCAACATGAAAGCCAGCACAGCGAAATTATTTATTTCCTATTGCAATTGCAACGACGGTCATCGCTCAATCCTCAATTTTCAGAAACACAACTAATAACTGACAACGGACAACTAACAGAGACGATCGCAATTCCGGCGGGTGAGTTTGAGATGGGGAATGATACGATCGATGCTTTGGATAACGAACGCCCCTGTCATCGAGTTTACCTGGATACTTATCAGATCGATCGCTACCCGGTGACTTGCGGACAATATCGCTTGTTTATGGAAGCAGGAGGCTATCAAAATCGGCAATGGTGGACACCTGCGGGATGGGAATGGTTGCAAGCAAATCAATTTACACAACCGCTTTATTGGATAGAAGACTCAGCATGGGACGATCGTCCCGTTTGTGGCGTTAGCTGGTACGAAGCAGATGCCTTTGCGCGATTTGTGGGCAAGCGACTGCCAACAGAGGCAGAATGGGAAAAAGCGGCTAGTTGGGATGCAGCAGCCAATCGTCGGCGCACATATCCGTGGGGTGAGGAAAAACCGAACGCGCATCTATGCAATCACGACTGCATAAAACAGAAGCAACAAGGAAATTCCGCAATCCAAAATCCCACCACCCCAGTAACTGCTTACCCTGCCGGTCAAAGTGCATACGGTTTGTACGATACTCTGGGGAATGTCTGGGAATGGACATCTAGTTGGTTCGATGGTTACGAAGGTTTTGAGTACTATCCTTACCGGGGATATTCGCAAGTTTATTTCGATCGACAGCATCGAGTGCTGAAAGGTGGCAGTTGGGCCACCCGTCCTTGGGCATTGCGCTGTAGCTTTCGCAACTGGTATCACCCAGGTGTGCGGCAAATTTTGGCAGGATTTCGGTGTGCAATAGGTAGGGGTTAG
- the egtD gene encoding L-histidine N(alpha)-methyltransferase: MTISKTASGKAAFPYTIEKRLQIEYLLSATALSQHKQSDGSDVVWGLTQTPKTIPPRYFYDDPGSQLFEQICELPEYYLTRTEGAILQGCAAEIARLTGACEIVELGSGSSTKTRILLDAYNKLGYPLGYVPIDVSAGILESSARELLADYPSLVVRALVSTYELALERLEASRLATRMICFLGSTLGNLNREECDRFLSQIADALNVGEYFLLGVDLQKSEYLLNAAYNDSQGVTAAFNLNMLEHLNWRFDGNFDKAQFEHWAFYNKSQSQIEMHLRSVRSQTVQLRALDLTVEFEKGETIFTEISRKFDLNSIQKELQGHDLVPLQVWTDPNQWFGVLLCQMQKTKSVSVTA; the protein is encoded by the coding sequence ATGACGATATCTAAAACTGCAAGCGGTAAAGCTGCTTTTCCATACACGATCGAAAAACGCTTGCAGATAGAGTATCTACTCAGCGCCACGGCGCTTTCCCAACATAAACAGTCTGACGGTAGCGATGTTGTCTGGGGATTGACTCAGACTCCCAAAACTATACCGCCGCGATATTTTTATGACGATCCCGGTTCCCAATTATTTGAGCAAATCTGCGAGTTACCGGAATACTATCTCACACGCACAGAAGGTGCAATTTTGCAAGGGTGCGCTGCTGAAATTGCTCGACTGACGGGTGCGTGCGAAATTGTGGAACTGGGTAGCGGTAGTTCAACTAAAACCCGCATTCTACTTGATGCCTACAATAAATTAGGCTACCCCCTGGGCTATGTGCCGATCGACGTGAGTGCTGGCATCCTCGAAAGCAGTGCGAGGGAATTGTTGGCAGATTATCCATCGCTGGTTGTTCGAGCTTTGGTTAGCACTTACGAACTGGCGCTGGAAAGACTGGAAGCATCTCGCTTGGCGACGCGGATGATTTGTTTTTTGGGTAGCACGCTGGGTAATCTCAATCGAGAAGAGTGCGATCGCTTTTTATCCCAAATCGCCGATGCGCTCAATGTAGGGGAATATTTCTTGCTTGGCGTAGATCTGCAAAAGTCGGAATATCTGCTGAATGCAGCTTATAACGACAGTCAAGGTGTCACGGCAGCTTTTAATTTGAATATGCTGGAGCATCTGAACTGGCGTTTTGATGGCAATTTTGACAAAGCGCAATTTGAACACTGGGCTTTTTACAACAAATCTCAGTCTCAAATTGAAATGCACTTGCGGAGTGTGCGATCGCAAACTGTGCAATTACGCGCTCTCGACCTCACAGTTGAGTTTGAAAAAGGCGAAACAATTTTTACGGAAATTTCCCGCAAATTCGACCTCAACTCCATACAGAAGGAACTCCAGGGACACGATTTAGTACCTCTTCAGGTTTGGACTGACCCAAATCAGTGGTTTGGTGTCCTTCTTTGTCAGATGCAAAAGACAAAATCAGTCTCCGTTACTGCTTAA
- a CDS encoding hybrid sensor histidine kinase/response regulator codes for MKNSEHITILVVDDNPTNIKVLFNFLRSSGFKVLVAKDGENALGKLAEVTPDLILLDVMMPGIDGFETCRRIKENVTTQRIPVIFMTALADTEHKVKGLSLGGVDYITKPFQQEEVLARIKMHLKLHFLTEELAEKNAQLHELNASLEKKVEERTAELKKAQAHLVLHEKMSSLGQLVAGIAHEINNPVGFIVGNLKHANEYTHNLINVIKLYQKYYPNPAPEILKEIDAIELDYLLEDFPQMLLSMQEGTNRIEEISQSMRTFSRSDTDTKVTFNIHDGLDSTLLILKHRLKAKSQHSAIEVIKNYGILPEIKCYPGQLNQVFMNLLANAIDALEESHRDRTFVGMQTHPSRITISTGIEPNTNSVTIKIADNGIGMTPEVKQRAFDHLFTTKSVGQGTGLGLFISRQIIEDKHGGKITFNSVYGQGTEFIIVLPK; via the coding sequence ATGAAAAACAGCGAACATATCACGATTCTTGTCGTAGACGATAATCCCACTAATATAAAAGTTTTATTTAACTTTCTAAGAAGTTCTGGATTTAAAGTCCTTGTTGCTAAAGATGGTGAAAATGCACTTGGTAAACTGGCTGAAGTTACTCCAGACCTGATTTTGCTAGACGTGATGATGCCCGGTATTGATGGTTTTGAAACTTGCCGTCGCATCAAAGAAAATGTTACTACTCAAAGAATTCCTGTTATTTTTATGACTGCTTTAGCAGATACAGAACATAAAGTAAAAGGTCTTTCACTCGGAGGAGTAGATTATATTACTAAACCTTTTCAGCAAGAAGAGGTATTGGCTCGCATTAAGATGCACCTAAAATTACATTTTTTAACAGAAGAATTGGCTGAAAAAAATGCACAACTGCACGAATTAAATGCTTCTTTAGAAAAAAAAGTTGAAGAACGTACTGCTGAACTTAAGAAGGCTCAAGCACATTTAGTACTGCATGAAAAAATGTCTTCTTTAGGTCAGCTAGTAGCAGGTATAGCGCATGAAATTAATAACCCTGTTGGCTTTATAGTTGGAAATTTAAAACACGCTAACGAGTACACTCATAATTTAATTAACGTCATCAAACTTTATCAAAAATACTATCCCAATCCCGCTCCAGAAATTCTCAAAGAAATAGACGCGATTGAATTGGATTATTTACTAGAAGACTTTCCCCAGATGCTCCTTTCGATGCAGGAAGGAACTAATCGGATCGAGGAAATCAGTCAATCGATGCGAACTTTTTCCAGATCTGATACCGATACGAAAGTCACTTTTAATATTCATGATGGGCTGGATAGTACTTTACTAATTCTCAAGCATCGACTGAAAGCAAAGTCGCAGCACTCTGCCATTGAAGTAATCAAAAACTATGGCATTTTACCAGAAATTAAATGTTATCCCGGACAACTTAATCAAGTTTTTATGAATTTGCTAGCTAATGCGATCGATGCTTTAGAAGAATCCCATCGCGATCGCACTTTTGTAGGGATGCAAACTCACCCTAGTAGAATCACTATTTCCACGGGAATAGAGCCAAATACTAATTCAGTCACTATTAAAATAGCAGATAATGGAATTGGGATGACTCCTGAAGTCAAACAAAGAGCTTTCGACCATTTATTTACTACTAAAAGTGTCGGGCAGGGTACGGGTTTGGGTTTATTTATCTCCCGTCAAATTATAGAAGATAAACACGGTGGAAAAATCACTTTTAATTCCGTATATGGCCAAGGGACAGAATTTATAATTGTCCTACCCAAATGA
- a CDS encoding DUF6717 family protein, whose product MSNAMMVIFPYRYEYTWVFDDDRVGLIREPFVSGIPQMIDLLVQNIPNADKGFKLLFSENPFPGYQAELVFVKQEYGGNWYRWQDKNMEGWLCPALFKYFNQTPNKIYCKAEKIPN is encoded by the coding sequence ATGTCTAACGCCATGATGGTAATCTTTCCATATCGATATGAGTATACCTGGGTTTTTGATGACGATCGCGTCGGACTTATTCGCGAACCATTTGTCAGCGGCATCCCCCAAATGATAGATCTTCTCGTGCAAAATATCCCGAACGCGGATAAAGGATTCAAACTTTTGTTTTCCGAAAATCCTTTTCCAGGATATCAAGCCGAATTGGTTTTTGTCAAACAAGAATATGGCGGCAATTGGTATCGCTGGCAAGATAAAAATATGGAAGGTTGGTTATGTCCTGCGTTGTTCAAATATTTCAATCAAACACCAAATAAAATATACTGC